The DNA segment CATGCGGGCCTGCGCGGAGGCCTCGGCCTGGGCGCTCGCGGCGAGCGCGTCCGCCTGGCCATGATCGAACACGGGCAGGGGAATGGACAGGCTGACGCCCAGCGAGTCGCGCTGGTTGCCGGAGATGAGGAACTGGTCGCGCAGGTAGCCCACGCGCACGGTGGGGTCCGGAATCCAGCGCCGCCGGGCGAGCGTGAGCGAGGACTGAGCGCCGCGCCGCTGGGCCTCCAGCGAGAGCAGGTCGGGCCGCTGTTCGACCTCGGAGGGCGGGAGCGGACGCGACAGGCGGGAGGAGAGGAAGTGGCTCGCGGCCTCGCGGCTGCCGAAGGGCGCGCAGGACAGCCCCACCGTCTGGGAGCACTCCAGGAGCGCCGCGGCCAGCCGGCTGTGTTCCTCGACGAGCTGCCCCTGGAGTTGCGTCTCCTCCAGCGTGGCCCGGTCCACATCCAGGCCCGCGGTGTCTCCCCGCTGTGCCCGGACGCGCTGCAACTCCGTCAGCCGCGCGGCGTCCTCGGCCAGACGCTCCAGTTCGGCCAGACGCACCTCGGCGGTGGCCACCTCCGCCGCGCGCTCCAGCACGTCATGGGTGCGCTCGCGCAGGCTGGACTGCACCTCGAGCGCGGTGGAGGCCAGGGCCGCCTGGGCCGCGTCACGGCGGGGGCCGCGCTTGCCCAGCTCGATGAGCTCGGAGATGCCCACGCCCGCGTTGGGCACCTGCGTCAGCCGATTCAGCCCCGGCGGGTTGGTGGGCCCCACGGCGATGGTGCCGACGGAGAGATCCATCTCGGGATTGGGGAGCTGGTGGGCGCGCACCACTTCGGCGCGCGCGGCGGCGATGCGGGCGCGGGCGGTGGTGAACTCGGGCGAGCGCGCCCACAGCAGCGCGGCCATGCCGTCCTCGTCGGGCAGCGAGGCGAGGGACAGGAAACCGGACGAGGCGGCGGGCGCTGGCGTGACGGTAGGGGAGTCGGACTGTGCGAGGACGGGGGTGGCCCCGAGCAACAGGCAGGAGACGAGCAGCGGTGGAACACGACGCACGAAAGGGACTCCCGGTGGGGTTCGGGGGTGTCCCTGGGCAAGCCGCGTGCCCACACCATTTCAAGTGATTCCGAGGGGTTGGGCCTCGGAGTCACTGCAAGAATCTTGAAGTGCCGGCCGGACTTCAAAATCCTTTCATTGAAGATTCTTGAACCGCCTGGTGCCCGGACACGTGGAGGGCGGGGACACCGGGAGTGACATTCGCCCGCGGAGGGGACGAAAGTGCGCGCGTCCCTTGCTGGAGTTCACACATGAGCCCACGCCGTCCGCTGTTGGCAGCCACCCTCGCATTGGGCCTGCTCGCTGGATGCAGCCGCAATGCGCCGCCCCCGGAGTCCAAGCCCTCCGAGTCGGGCGGGACGCCCCCCGCGCAGACCGACAAGCCCGCCGACACTCCGCCGGCCGGAGGCACCCCGGCCGAGACTGCCGCGACCCGGGAGACCGCCACCTATTACGTCCGGGACAGCGGCATCCGCTGCATCGCTCCGCCCTGCCCGGCCTTCATCGCCACCCGGGTGGACAAGCCCGACGAGGATGGGCTTCAGGTCACCGAGCTCGACCTCAACGCGCTGGGCCTCAGCCAGGAGAAGATCGACAGCCTGATGGAGGCGACCCACACGGCCCCCGGTATCAAGGTGGAGGGCATCCTGGGCATCGGCGCGAGCGTCGGCCCCGCTGGCCCCGCCAAGATCCTGCGCATCAGCCGGGTCCTCGAGAGCAAGTAGTCACTGGCTCCGTGGTGCACGACCTCCGGCCCTCGGTAAACAGGCACGGAGGTCTCTCACCGGGTCACCCACCCTCCGGGGTTGGCTCGGTGTCCATGTCCCATTGTTCCGGCGAGAACATGCAGACGCCGTTGCCCGCGTCATCGGTGCTCACGCAGAACTCGTTCACACACGGGGAGGGGCCCAACAAAGAGCAGCGTTGGCGGCACCGGCCCTGGACGCACGCGGAATCTTCCGGACAGCTCGCATCCCCCTCCTGTCCACAGGGCTGGACGCACTGGCCCTGGGCACGCCCCACCAGGGTGAGGAAGGGCTCCGTCTCGCAGACCTTACCGTCGGGACAAGGCACGTCGCTGTGGCATGATTGACCCAGAACCACGAGGCACGCCGACACGCCGCCCTCCATGCGAACGCACTCCTGGTCCTCGGGGCACTCACGGCCCTCACACGTGGGCAGACACACGGGCCCCTCGGGGTCTCCGCGAGCACAGAAGAAGCCCTCCGGACACGTTCCCTCCTCACCAGGAATACACCGCCGGCCACACCAGCCGGAACCCGCGCAAACGAGTCCCTCCCCACAGGCCCATTCCCTCGAGGCCAGCAGAGGCTCCCGAATGCATCGTTCCCCCTCCTTGCGCGAGCCCACGAAGACACATTGGCGCAAGGCCATCCGCCTTCCACGCACGGGGATGGCACGGCAGACGTTTCCATAGGGCGCGCACCACCGATCGGATTCGCATCCACTGGTCGTGCACCTCCGCATCTGGTAGCGCGGATCATGAAAACACACGAGCGGAGGATCACACTGCGCATCCCCTTGGCATGGCTGGAGAAGGGTCGGCCGTTGACGGGCCTCCGCGGGCGGCAACCAGGCAGCGACGCGCCACCCCTCGACGAACTGCTCAGCAGGGGCTCGGTGCCAGAGCAGGAGGATTCCCACCAGTGGGAGAATCAACAACGATGCGGCGGAAATCCCCAACATGACGCGCCACTTCGTCATCGACACGTCCTCTCGGTCGAATCCAACAGTCCGTCCACATCTCGCGGGTGTGCTCGCCCGTGCTGGTACATCATGTGGGCCATGTTACCTCTCCAGTCAGTCCGGCGCACCATTTCACCCGCCGGGACTGGAAGCCTCGCGCGGTAAGATGTGCACATGGCCACAGGACACAAAGATCCCAAGAGACGGAGGACCAGCACTCACCCTGTGGCTTCTCGTACCCGCTCCACCGGAAGGCTCGAAGCATGGACGGCATCCCTGATCATCCTGCTCGCCAGCATTGGCACCAACGGTTGTTACGCGGGCGCCAATTGCACGTCCGCGGATACGACCCATAGCTGCTGCGTGAAGAACAACCCCGAAACTCCTGAAGTATGCGACGGGATCGAGGGAGTGGAAGGCACGGCCTTCCGGAGTTCCTCCACCCCGCAGCAGGTCAAGGCTTCCAGCGGCAAGGGTCCAACGATCGCCATCGCGACCGCCGCTGCGACTGGGACCGCGGCGGTGCTGGTCAGCATGAGCGACACCGTCCAGTTCAAGAAGCTCCAGGAGGAGTTGGACAGGGTGATGGAGGAGTGTGTGGATCTGGCGGATCGGACCATCGACTCAAGACGACCCAAAGGCGAAATCCTCGACTCCGTCAGATGCAATGAGGAGGTGGGAAGAGACGCCAACGGGAAACGGGTGACCCGAGCCATGCAGTTGGGCAATGAGAAGCACCAAGAAGCATCCAACTGCGTCAAAGAGAAGCTCAGCAAACTTATCGAGGGGCAATTCAGCATCGAGCAGCGGTACCGATACGATCAGTCAACGGGGAAGCTCAGGCGCGTGAGCACAGAAGAAGAACAACGCCTGATACGGCAGGGGCGGAAACACGAACTCAAGGGCACGTTGAAGCCGGATGTCGTCATCCACTCAGGAGATCCAACGCAAGCCCGGCTTGTCTACGACTTCAAATTTCCCTGCGTGAACGACAAACCTCCTACATGGCGCGTCTATGAAAAAGGCGCCCACCAAGACAGAAATATACGAAAATGCATTTGGCGTACAGCCTGGACGTGTCGCTCCCGGTAGAAAGGGCGTCATTCGATGACCAAGCCATATCCGAGAATCAGACAATACGACAATGACGGCCATTTGGATCTACGCGAGGGGCTGGTGCTTTGCTTCTTCATGCGGCGTCCGCACAATGAAATATCACAAGCGGTCATGCGCGCCCTGGACATCTACCTAAATGCGGTAGGACCCGAAAAGCTAGGCTGGACTCTGGAGCCAGAGAGCGACGACGACCCCTATGAAGAGGGCGTCGAGACGGTCATGCGTCCACTGGACAGCGCGCAGTGGGCAAGCGTTCGAGACAAGATACGTGACCCCATCAGTTGCCTCCTCCAGTTGGAAGAGCACGAAAATCAGGTGGGAGGATTCCATGTCGAGTACCACGGAATCCAGCGCACCACCCTCGAACTTCCCACCTGGTCACAGGCAGCCAGCGCACTGTCCTTCTGGTTGCCCACGGAGTACCTGGAGGAGAAGGGCCCCTCGCAAGTCAGGGACATGGCCGTGGCGATGGCACGCGAGCTTCCCATCAACTCAGGCTACGTCAGTCTCGCCTTCAACTACCTTTTTCGGTTCCGAGACGTCGTCCGTGCGGTACACGAAAATTGCTTCCGCTACCCGGGGCTGGATGTACATGACCTGAGCGACGCGTCCATGGAACTCGGCACACGGGTTCGTGGGGCGTACTGGTTGAACTTCTACGGACAGCCGCTTCTCGGACAACTCGGCGGGGCGGAAGGTCTTCGCCAGCAACTCGATTCACCCCAGGTTTCCGTCGAAGAACTCGGGGAAGGAAAGGTTCTGGTGGCGCTCGGGAAGGAACCAACGATAGGGGAAGTGGAGCAGAAGGGCGAACTGCATCCGTACCGGGCCCTGGCCCGGGTGCTGGAGCCCTTTCTGCATCAGCAGAAACCGGATTGGTTCAGTTTTTCCCTGGAGCAACTGCGTCACTGGGAGCGCCGATTCATGACCTGATATGCCGGGGCGCCCTCGAAGTCCTGTTTCCCCAGAGCGACTCCCGCTGATCTCAACAAGGCGTACACCACGGTCACGTGGAAATAGAGATTCGGCAGAACGCACTGGAGGACGAAGGACCGGGGGTTATCGAAGACACGAACCTCTCCCGGCTTGGCCACCGAGACGGGCCGTTCTGGCGCGTCGTCGATCTCCTCCCGCGAGAGGGTCTCCAGATAGCCGAGCGCCTCCTGGATGAGCGTCTGCAAGGCGGCGAATGACGTCAATCGCTCTCCGAAGGACTGCTCGGCGCCGCGGTTGAAGACCGCGAACTCGGGGGACTCATCGTTCGGGTCGATGCGGCCGGCCAACCGGGCGGCACAGCCCCTCGCACCGGAGACGATGATTTCCACCTGTCTCGAGAGAGGAAACATGTCCGGAGCGAGACGCCGCTCCAGGAGCGACTCCGGGCTCATCCGCTCCTTCTCGGCGAAGGTGGCTGCCTTGTGCAGGATCTGGCTCAGATTCCGCAGCATGAGGCACAAGGAGGGGATGCTGGCCTGGTAGATGGAAATGTCCATGAGGTGTTGCGTCCAGCATGGACCGGATGCCGGGGAAGCAGAAGCCGGAAAAGAGTGCGGACGTGGCTCGCGCACGAGCCAGGGTGACAGAGCGGTTCCCTCCGTGCCATGCCCCCTGCGGGGTAGGGACCATCCCAAACGAGACGCATAGGGTGCGCGCCCTCACCCGCCTGTTGGGAGTCCCCATGCGTCTCACGTCCCTCGTCCTGCTGTCCCTCCTCGCCACGGCCTGCGGCCCCGGCGAACCTGGCCCCGCGGGTCCTCCCGGTCCCCAGGGTCCTGCTGGCCCCCAGGGTCCCGCAGGAGCCCCGGGAGCCACCTTGAGCGCGAGCTACCTGTGCACCGGAACGGCCAACAACGGCACGGCGAATTTTGCTCTCGTCCATACGGTCTACGTCATGTCGGACGAAAGCGTGATGGCCACCTGCAACCTGGTGGAAGCCAGCCTATGGACCACGGGCGTCAACATGTGGCGCAAGGACCAGGATGGAGCCGCCGTGGGCGGATGCCTCGTGTACGCCGACATCGATGACACCAAGAACGCGGGCGCATGGACGATGGAGATCAACCCCCAGCGCACGTCCAGTTCGGCCACCTACCGCAACACGGGAAGCCCGCTGAACGGCCGTGTCTTCTCCCTGTCCTGCACCGCCAACTGACCGGGCTCGGGAGCGCCACCCGATGAAGCGCTCCCGTCTCCAGTAGAGTGGGGTCCCCGCCCATGGCCCCCTGGACCCCGCTCACCCCCCGGCTGTCGGACGCGCTCGGCTCGCTCTCGGCGCGCCTGCTCGTG comes from the Cystobacter ferrugineus genome and includes:
- a CDS encoding TolC family protein, which gives rise to MRRVPPLLVSCLLLGATPVLAQSDSPTVTPAPAASSGFLSLASLPDEDGMAALLWARSPEFTTARARIAAARAEVVRAHQLPNPEMDLSVGTIAVGPTNPPGLNRLTQVPNAGVGISELIELGKRGPRRDAAQAALASTALEVQSSLRERTHDVLERAAEVATAEVRLAELERLAEDAARLTELQRVRAQRGDTAGLDVDRATLEETQLQGQLVEEHSRLAAALLECSQTVGLSCAPFGSREAASHFLSSRLSRPLPPSEVEQRPDLLSLEAQRRGAQSSLTLARRRWIPDPTVRVGYLRDQFLISGNQRDSLGVSLSIPLPVFDHGQADALAASAQAEASAQARMQLTAQAERDTQSLTTQRDAVAARRERVRQQTLPLAASLVQRLEAAVKAGGASLQDLLLARRTYGQLLLDAADIDLAAFRISLGLDRVRSAGPRPPPELGEHF
- a CDS encoding DUF6748 domain-containing protein codes for the protein MSPRRPLLAATLALGLLAGCSRNAPPPESKPSESGGTPPAQTDKPADTPPAGGTPAETAATRETATYYVRDSGIRCIAPPCPAFIATRVDKPDEDGLQVTELDLNALGLSQEKIDSLMEATHTAPGIKVEGILGIGASVGPAGPAKILRISRVLESK
- a CDS encoding type VI immunity family protein, whose product is MTKPYPRIRQYDNDGHLDLREGLVLCFFMRRPHNEISQAVMRALDIYLNAVGPEKLGWTLEPESDDDPYEEGVETVMRPLDSAQWASVRDKIRDPISCLLQLEEHENQVGGFHVEYHGIQRTTLELPTWSQAASALSFWLPTEYLEEKGPSQVRDMAVAMARELPINSGYVSLAFNYLFRFRDVVRAVHENCFRYPGLDVHDLSDASMELGTRVRGAYWLNFYGQPLLGQLGGAEGLRQQLDSPQVSVEELGEGKVLVALGKEPTIGEVEQKGELHPYRALARVLEPFLHQQKPDWFSFSLEQLRHWERRFMT
- a CDS encoding DUF1993 domain-containing protein gives rise to the protein MDISIYQASIPSLCLMLRNLSQILHKAATFAEKERMSPESLLERRLAPDMFPLSRQVEIIVSGARGCAARLAGRIDPNDESPEFAVFNRGAEQSFGERLTSFAALQTLIQEALGYLETLSREEIDDAPERPVSVAKPGEVRVFDNPRSFVLQCVLPNLYFHVTVVYALLRSAGVALGKQDFEGAPAYQVMNRRSQ